The following proteins come from a genomic window of Lycium ferocissimum isolate CSIRO_LF1 chromosome 4, AGI_CSIRO_Lferr_CH_V1, whole genome shotgun sequence:
- the LOC132053752 gene encoding uncharacterized protein LOC132053752 yields MTGEEHDLFWRFTKMKPPIFYGTESEEAYEFIIDCHARLHKIGVVDKYGMEFVTFQFLGDAKLWWRAYVKCRPAGSPPLTWVQFYSVFLDKYVPHTLRDRKKDEIANIEGTHLLLKCEEHEKHLRIALRVLREKQFYAKFSKCEFWLSSVFFLGHVILKEGFMVDPQKIQERKVIAYASRQLKVHKKNYPTHDLELTAVVFALKIWRQYLYGVHCEVHTDHRSLQHVFTQKDLKSRQRRCLELLKDYDINILYHPGKANEVADTLRLLAYVQALSLFLEQIKAKQFEDAKLCKIHYKVL; encoded by the exons ATGACTGGTGAggagcatgatttgttttggaggttcactaaaatgaagcctccgATTTTCTATGGTACTGAGTCAGAGGAAGCGTACGAGTTCATCATAGATTGTCACGCGAGGCTCCATAAGATTGGGGTTGTGGACAAGTACGGTATGGAAtttgtgaccttccagttcttaggtgatgccaagttatggtggagggcaTATGTGAAGTGTAGGCCAGCTGGTTCACCTCCGTTAACTTGGGTTCAGTTCTATTCAGTGTTCCTAGATAAGTATGTCCCGCATACTCTGAGGGACAGAAAGAAAGATGAGATTGCTAATATTGAGGGAACTCATCTGTTGCTG AAGTGTGAGGAGCATGAGAAGCATTTAAGGATTGCTCTTAGGGTATTGCGGGAGAAGCAGTtttatgctaaattctccaagtgtgaattttggttgtcttCTGTGTTCTTTTTGGGGCATGTAATTTTGAAGGAGGGTTTTATGGTGGATCCACAGAAAATTCAG gaaagGAAGGtaattgcttatgcttctcggcagttGAAAGTGCAtaagaagaactatcctactcatgacttagaattgACAGCGGTGGTGTTCGcgttgaaaatatggaggcaatacttgtatggtgtccactGTGAGGTGCACACTGACCATCGCAGCttgcagcatgtgttcactcagaAGGATCTGAAATCTAGGCAACGGAGATGTCTGGAactgctaaaagattatgacatcaacatcttgtatcatcctggtaaagCAAATGAAGTGGCTGACACGTTGAG GTTGTTGGCTTATGTTCAGGCTCTATCATTAtttctggagcagattaaggctaagcagtttgaggatgctaagttgtgtaAAATTCATTACAAGGTGTTGTGA